GATGTTGCTGAGTTCCTATGTATCGATAAAGAACAACTGTACCCGACAACAAGCATGGGCTATGCCACTCGCCTGACCTCTCTTTCTTTAGAAGAGCGTGCAAAAGCGATGAAAGTAAGCCAACCACATATGCTTCCAGTGCTAGAAAATGGCGTAATGGTCGGTGTGATGACTCGTACTGAAGTTATGCAAGCACTACGTCCAATCTATGGCGACCGCCTAAACGTGGTTCCAAAGGCTGAACTAGAAACGGCTTAACTAGCGACTGTATACAAAGCAAGCGTTTCATTAGAAACAAAGTAACGAATCGTAGGCTGAACTATTAGGGATTAGTCGTTCAGCTAGATAACTCAGTCATTGCAACGTTGACTGGCAGAGGTAAATGGTGGCTTAAGACGCAGTAAAAGGTTTGACACAAAACAGACCTAAACGCGTGGCCATTTACCTCAATAAAAAAGGCGCAAAGTGAAAACTTTGCGCCTTTCTCTATATTCTAGCTGCTTTGCTACTTTCCATATTACTATATAACTGGCTAACAGCCGCCCTATCTCGTATCGACTAGATTTTTGATCTTTCTAAATATGTTGATAGCGATTATGGATAGCTAGATTACTTCTTTACACCTTCAACATGCAGATCCATGTCTACATAGCTTGAAGCGCCCATTACTGGGATATTGAAGTCAGCAAGCTCTAGACGAGTTGTACCAACGAAACCAGCACGCTCACCACCCCATGGGTCTTGACCAGCACCGATGAATTCAGCTTCGATAACGATAGGCTTAGTTACACCGTGAAGTTTAAGGTCACCCATAACTTCAAGTTTGCCGTCGCCTTTATCAACCACTTTTGTGCTGTTGAATGTCGCATCAGAAAACTTACCAGCATTGATGAAATCACCGCTACGGATGTGCTTATCACGCTCTGCGTGGTTTGAGTCAAGGCTAGTTGTATCAACCGTTACGTTGATTTTAGACGCTTCAACGTTGCTCTCATCAAATGAGAAGTCACCTGAGAATGTGTTAAAACGACCTTGGATAAAGCTGTAACCTAGGTGGCTAACTTTGAAGTTAACTGAAGCATGCGCACCTTTTGTATCAATCACGTAATCAGCGGCGTTCGCAGCGAAAGGCATTGCCATAGCAAATGCTAATCCTGTAGCGATAATTGACTTTTTCATTTTGAAGCTCCTATCATTTTTCGTAGCGTATCGTCTTTGTCGATAACGTGGTGTTTTATCGCCGCTAAGGCGTGCACTGATGCCATAATGATCAGTACCCATGCAGCATAGTAGTGAACCGTTCCTGCGAGATCAGATTGGTTTACAAATAGTTCACCCATACTTGGTACAGTGAACCAATTGAATACCTCGATCCCACGGCCATCTGATGTCGAAATCAAATAACCTGAAATAAATAAAACCGCTAAGTTAATGTACATAAATCCATGAGCGATCTTCGCCGCTACAACTTCATAGCTTTTACCTTCCACATTAGGTGACGCGGTAACTAGCTTCCAAAGCAAGCGGATAATGGTAACGGCAGCCAAAAGAATGCCTACCGAACGGTGGTAGTCTGGTGCTGTTTTGTACCACTCACTATAGTAAGAAAGATCAACCATCCATAGGCCTACACCAAATAGGCCAAATATTGCGAGTGCTGAGATCCAGTGCATTGCTCTTGCTAGAGGATTGTAATTTTTGACGTTGTTGTTCATGCATCTCTTCCGAATGTTAACGTGTCGTGTAGTTTTGAAAAGCGTACCCTACACCAAGTTTGCGTAACATATTATTTACCAAGTTTTACATTAGTTACATCATTTCAAATGAAACGAGTTATTCAAAAATTTTGAACAAGTTGCTTTATGGACAAATTTCTTTGTCGAACAATCGCTTGCTGAGTTATATTTCAACGATTTGTTCAATTTCATAGAGCTCATCTGATATGTCTAACATCTTACGTTCCATCACTTTTTGAGCGTCTTCTATCCCCTTGTTGTAATACACGGCTCCAAACTTTTTACTGATGAAGTCGACTAAGAATTCAGTGTCGAACTGACCAAGCTCTACATCGAGCTCATCTTGTAGGTACTTTTGAAGTGTATGAGTGAGTTCGGATTTTTGCTTTGAATCTAATTGAATGGTCATGGGTGTTTCCAAATAAAGAGTATGTAGAACAATTGTGATTAGCCGACTAAGCTATAATTTCGTTAGCTCACTGAAACTCTGCCAATCAGTTCAAGTTTTCTAACTAGCTATAATTCCTCATAATTTAGTTTACAGACCAGTAGAGTGCCAGTGCTATCCATAAAATCGCTCAGTAATGGTTAATTTTGATAGAGGGATCAAGAACTCGCACTTTGACAATAGGTAATGCCGCCGAAATTACCGTACTATTGCCCATCAATAAGATAGCAACCGTGTATAAGAGGCTTCATTGTTATTAGATCTGGTGATTAAAAGCGTCAATCAGTTTCAAGACGATTGCTTGAAACTTTGTGAGCGTCATTACCCTACCGTACACAATCAAGGGATCAGTGAACATCACATAGGCAAAGCCTTTGCCCGACGAATGGAGCACACTTTCGTTAGCTTCAATCATGCAAGCAACGTAAGCCCACTAGAAATGCTCTCTTCTGGTGAAACGCCACGACACTTCCGAATCTCTTCTGAAATTGGTACCGTTTGGATGATTAGCCACCATATGGTGAGCGCAGGAAAGACTTGTCGTAAAAAGTTGATGTTGGACATTCATAACTGGCAGCAAGAGTACGGATTTGCCATTCAACCCAATGACCTATTGATCATTGTCTCCGACCATTGGATAAGTCGAAGCAAAAACAGTGGTGAACTCTTGCATTGGTGGATGGGGGAACTCCCAGACCAGATTAGCGACTACAGCCTACAAGGTATCACGCTAAGAGAGAGTGATACTCAATTCGCAGATGATTTAAATAGTAACTTCAAAATCAGTCCGTGTTTTATCCGATTCGCTCACCCGCTAAAACGCTCTGGAAATCAACAACTAGTTCGTAAATACCTGCAACTTTATGCGGTAATACAATGGCAGTAAAATACAAAACAATTTTCAATTTGATATATAACGTAAATAATTATACCTACACTTTTATTTTATAAAATAACACCTGTATTCTACTCATTTATTATCCGGGTTCTCCAGTTTACTAATTAATAACTTAACAACCTCAATATTAATTTTGAGAGACAGACATCATTTTTGTGTAACCACGAAGATCTATTTATTTTATTATTTTGATACTCCCCCAGAATGTAAGCCTTTAACCATATTTATTTCAGGTGTATACGTGTTAAGGCTTTATATTGATAGGGTTGATATGATATAGGTTACTCAGACATCAAATTCACTGAACCCATTAAACAAGCTAAGCAATATATATCCTTGATACATAATGACGTTTATCATCCTTGTTTTTCGCTGACTTTAATTATTTAGATGTTACCGTGACAAATTAATTTTTATTAATTGACAATTTATCAACACCTGTCAATATTATGACAACTGTGACGTATATTCTCGTCACTGAATAAACACCTTTTATTAGCGATTATGATTTTATCAGACAGAAGTGAATTTATTAGTTGTATATCTGTGGATGCCGATATGCAGTTTATTGCGAAATACCAAGACTTAACACTTACAAGTGTCTACCAACCTATATTTGATTCTTCTTTGACTCAGATAGGTGTAGAGGCTTTGGTTCGTATTTCCAATTGTAAAGGTGATATCGTTCGCCCAGATCACTTCTTCCATTCAGACGAAACCTCATACACAGACAAAATCAACGTAGAGAGACTGAGTCGAGCCATTCACATCCGTAACTTCGCACAATCGACGGTCCGTCACTTAAACCTTTTTTTGAACGTTCTTCCAAACGTGGGTGAGTTGTTTGCCTCTGAAAAAGTAAAAGACACTCTGTTAGCTAAACGTCTTCACGAGCTTAACTTATCGTGCGAACAAATCGTCATGGAGTTGGTCGAACTTAATGTAGAAAGTGAAGAACGTTTAAAAAACGCGGCCCACTCACTTGCAGATAATGGTTTTCAAATCGCGGTTGATGACTTTGGAGCACAGGCGTCAACAGAGCAACGTGTTCGCCATATCACTCCTCATATCATCAAAATCGATCGCTCTGTGATGTTGGATTTTGAAAACGGTGATACTCGAAAAATGGAGTTAGTAGTTAAGCTTGCCAACCAAATCGGTGCAAAGACGGTCATCGAAGGGATAGAAACCCAACAGCAACTGACTGCGATGCAAAGTTTAGGCTTCGATATGTATCAAGGCTATCACTTAGCCATGCCAAAGCCGATTGAGTTGGATATCCGCCTAGCAATCTAGAATCTAGACCCTATTCTCTATTATACCGGAAGCCGCTTTACCATTGGCTAACGACTTTTATAATACCTATCTTTTAAAACGATCCTTGTTAAGGCACGCATTGCTATCGCAACGTCCTCTTAGTTCGGACCTATCTTCGTCTTGTTTTATCAAACCATATCCGTAAAAAAGCCCAGTCAAAATTGACTGGGCTGGCTTAAAAGAATCTGTTTTATATCAATCCCTAATAACCCGCAGTGGACGGTTTGATTCTATATAGAATGGCGAACATCACTGGTACTACTATTAGCGTTAGTACTGTAGCAAAGCCTAAGCCTGCCATGATGGTAATCGCCATCGAGCCGAAAAATGCATCGAATACCAAGGGAATCATGCCCAAGATAGTCGTTAGTGCTGCCATAGATACCGGTCGTACACGACTGATCGCGCTGTCGATAACCGCTAGATATGGGTCTTTGCCTGTTGAGAGTTCAGTGTTTATCTGGTCAAGCAGGACGATACCATTTTTCAAAATCATGCCACTTAAGCTCAGTAAGCCTAGGAAAGCCGTGAAACTGAATGGCATATTAGTCCCTAGCAGACCAATCGAAACACCAATGATAGAAAGTGGTACCGTAAACCAAATCACAAGCGGCTTACGAACCGAGTTAAACAAAAGCATGGTAATAATAAACATCAGCAAGTAACCCATTGGTAGTGAACCAAATAGAGATTCTTGTGCATCTTTAGAGCTTTCGTATTCGCCGCCCCAACTGATGCTGTAACCTTCTGGTAGAGCCAATGCTTCTACTTGTGGTTTCACACGAGCAAACAAACTCGCGGGTGTTTCATCACCAAGTACATCGTGGTCAGCCAATACGGTTAGCGTACGCTTTCTATCACGACGTTGAATCAGTGGCTCAGACCATTGAAGCTCAACCCCATCGATCACTTGTTCTACGGGAATGTAGGTTTGCAGTGATGGGCTCCAAATCTTCACATTGTTCAGTGATTCAAAGTCAAAACGCTCTTCTTCAGGTAAACGCGCAACGATAGGTAACATATGAGTACCATCACGCAGTAAACCGATGTTGTAGCCACCAAACGCCATTTGTAACGTTTCAGAAAGGTCAGTTTTTGAAATGCCAAGACGACGTGCCTTTGACTCGTTAAATAGCGGCACTAGCTCTTTAGTGCGTTCACGCCAGTCGTGACGAACATTTCGTGAGCCTGGATCAGCAAGTAAAACGTCTTCGACTTCAACTGCAATACTACGCAATACTTTAGGGTCAGCACCGATAATACGCGCTTCAATTTTTGAAGCTGGTGATGGACCAAACTCAATCAATTTGAACTGGAACGTTGGTTGTTCAAATTCGTTTGCTAAGTCTTTGTCTAACGCCGCTAGAGCCTTAAACATGGTGTCGCGGTCAGTCGTTCTTACTTGCAACTGGCTGTACGCTTCGTAGCTTTTCTCTGGTTGGTATGTCAGCGCGAAGCGTTGCATGCCTTGGCCAACTGTTGTGGTTACAAACTCAACGTCGTCTTGCTGGCGAATGTAGCTTTCAACCTTTTCAGTTTGCTTAATGGTTTCACGAACATCTGTGCCCTCTGGCATCCACATATCGACGTAAAACATTGGCGTGTTTGATGGTGGGAAGAACTGTTGCTTCACCATACCAAAACCAACAATCGAACCAGCTAGCATAGCAATCATACTGACGACAGTTAGCCATCGGAAGCGCAATGCAAATTTCAGAGACGCGCCGAATACAACGAACAGAATACCTTTGTATGGGTCTTCGTTCTCATCGACCTTGTCTTCTTCTTTAAGCAACATCTCGGCAAGGAACGGCGTTAGCGTTAGTGCTGTTACCCAACTCAAAAACAGTGAGAAACACAGTACCCAGAACAGCGAACCCATGAACTCGCCTGTCGCATCTTTCGACAAACCAATCGGTGCAAACGCTGTGATAGCGATAATGGTTGCACCTAACAGTGGCCATTGTGTTTGCTTCACGATGTCTTTCGCTGCTTGAAGCTTAGTCTTTCCTTTCTTTAAACCAACCAGAATACCTTCAACGACAACAATCGCGTTGTCCACCAGCATACCGAGCGCGATGATCAAAGCACCCAGTGAGATGCGGTGCAGTTCGACATCGTTGTAGTCCATAAGAATGAACGTACCGAATACGGTCAGTAGAAGGACTAAACCGATAATCAAACCACTGCGTAAACCCATTGCGAACAGCAGAACAATAATAACGATGGCTACCGCTTCAACTAGGCTGATTAAAAAGTCAGCCACTGATTTGTCTACTTCTTGCGCTTGGTTGTAGAAATAGTTCAGTTCTACACCCGCTGGTTTAATACTTTCTAGGCGATCCAGTTCCGCATCCAATGCTTTACCTATTTCAACCACGTTTACGCCTGAAGAGAACGCAATACCTAGGTTGATCGCTGGTTTGCCGTTGTAAGTTAATACATTGCCCGGTTTTTCTTGAATACCGCGAGTGACCTCAGCAACATCTTTCAAACGAATCAGATTGCCAGTGTCACGACCATGAATGATTAGGTTTTCTAGCTCTTCAACTGTGCTCAGCGTACCGTTAGGTTTGATCGTTAGGCTTTGGCCATTCAACATTACCTCACCTGCCGATACCACACTGTTTTGTTGTGCTAACAGTGACGTTACCATCGACATATCTAAGTTCAGCGCTGCTAAACGCTCAAGCGACATCTCAACAAACAGTTGTTCTTGTTGATCACCTGCAATGCTTACTTTACCGACACCGTCGACCAGTTCGATTTCACGCGTTAGGTAATCTGCGTACTGTTTCAGCTGGACATAATCGTAGCCATCACCGGTCAGCATGATCATCACACCAAATACGTCACCAAAATCATCAATGATCTGAACTGAGTTAACACCACTGGGTAGTGTTGGCTGTAGATCGTTGATCTTACGGCGCATTTCATCCCAGATTTGTGGTAGCTCGTCTGGACCGTAGTCCATCTTCATGCTGACCATAATTTGAGACATGCCATTCGATGAGGTCGATGTGATCTTGTCGATATAAGGGAGCTGTCTTATCTCTTTCTCAAGTGGGTAAGTCAGTTCTTCCTCAACTTCCATTGACGTAGCGCCAGGGTAAGTTGAAATAATCATTGCATCTTTAATGGTAAAAGCTGGGTCTTCTAAACGGGATAGGTTGCCAAAAGACGACACACCGCCAATGGCCAAAATGACTAGAAACAGCCAGCTGATTACTTTGTTTTTTATTGAATATTCTGCGATGTTCATTCTGCTTTTCCTGACAATTCGATTCCGTCACGGAGTTTTCTTAGATTCGAGTTTACGAGTCGATCACCTTGCTCAACACCATGAGCGATTAATGCGCCTTGGCCACTGATTTTGTCGACTTCTACTTCGCTTTTGAATGCTTGTCCGTCTTCCATTTTCCACACATAGAACTGATTAGCTTCAGAGCCCGCTTCTAGCGTTGTCATTGGTAACTGGTAACCTTGAACATCACTCAGACCCGCTTTCGCCATATCCACATTGACCGTAACGCTCGTGCCCGGCAGAATTTCACTTTCAGGCTGCTGCATCTGCATCCAAAACTCGTAGGTACGTGATTGTGGGTGCAATTCGCTAGTGTGCTCTAGATACGTCAAAGGATATTCCCCCGAGTGACCTCCAAAAGTTGCTTGGGGGCGGTAACTGCTCGAACGCATGTCTGGGCTGATCGACGCCAAAATAGAATCTGACACTTGAATTCGCACATACACCTTATCGTTCTGGTACACACTCAGGAGTGTTTCTCCAGGAGTCGTGTTTTCGAATCGTTGCTTATCTACGGTTGAAACGGTTCCTGAGAATGGCGCTAAAAGCTCTGTGTAACTTAACTTGCGTTTTGCTGCCGCCAAATTCGCCGATGCTAGTTTGTAGTTCGCAGTCAGTTGGTCGTGTTCTGATTGCGATAACATCTTGCT
The nucleotide sequence above comes from Vibrio atlanticus. Encoded proteins:
- a CDS encoding YceI family protein is translated as MKKSIIATGLAFAMAMPFAANAADYVIDTKGAHASVNFKVSHLGYSFIQGRFNTFSGDFSFDESNVEASKINVTVDTTSLDSNHAERDKHIRSGDFINAGKFSDATFNSTKVVDKGDGKLEVMGDLKLHGVTKPIVIEAEFIGAGQDPWGGERAGFVGTTRLELADFNIPVMGASSYVDMDLHVEGVKK
- a CDS encoding cytochrome b, with product MNNNVKNYNPLARAMHWISALAIFGLFGVGLWMVDLSYYSEWYKTAPDYHRSVGILLAAVTIIRLLWKLVTASPNVEGKSYEVVAAKIAHGFMYINLAVLFISGYLISTSDGRGIEVFNWFTVPSMGELFVNQSDLAGTVHYYAAWVLIIMASVHALAAIKHHVIDKDDTLRKMIGASK
- a CDS encoding DUF2164 domain-containing protein, translated to MTIQLDSKQKSELTHTLQKYLQDELDVELGQFDTEFLVDFISKKFGAVYYNKGIEDAQKVMERKMLDISDELYEIEQIVEI
- a CDS encoding EAL domain-containing protein, which gives rise to MQFIAKYQDLTLTSVYQPIFDSSLTQIGVEALVRISNCKGDIVRPDHFFHSDETSYTDKINVERLSRAIHIRNFAQSTVRHLNLFLNVLPNVGELFASEKVKDTLLAKRLHELNLSCEQIVMELVELNVESEERLKNAAHSLADNGFQIAVDDFGAQASTEQRVRHITPHIIKIDRSVMLDFENGDTRKMELVVKLANQIGAKTVIEGIETQQQLTAMQSLGFDMYQGYHLAMPKPIELDIRLAI
- a CDS encoding efflux RND transporter permease subunit, which produces MNIAEYSIKNKVISWLFLVILAIGGVSSFGNLSRLEDPAFTIKDAMIISTYPGATSMEVEEELTYPLEKEIRQLPYIDKITSTSSNGMSQIMVSMKMDYGPDELPQIWDEMRRKINDLQPTLPSGVNSVQIIDDFGDVFGVMIMLTGDGYDYVQLKQYADYLTREIELVDGVGKVSIAGDQQEQLFVEMSLERLAALNLDMSMVTSLLAQQNSVVSAGEVMLNGQSLTIKPNGTLSTVEELENLIIHGRDTGNLIRLKDVAEVTRGIQEKPGNVLTYNGKPAINLGIAFSSGVNVVEIGKALDAELDRLESIKPAGVELNYFYNQAQEVDKSVADFLISLVEAVAIVIIVLLFAMGLRSGLIIGLVLLLTVFGTFILMDYNDVELHRISLGALIIALGMLVDNAIVVVEGILVGLKKGKTKLQAAKDIVKQTQWPLLGATIIAITAFAPIGLSKDATGEFMGSLFWVLCFSLFLSWVTALTLTPFLAEMLLKEEDKVDENEDPYKGILFVVFGASLKFALRFRWLTVVSMIAMLAGSIVGFGMVKQQFFPPSNTPMFYVDMWMPEGTDVRETIKQTEKVESYIRQQDDVEFVTTTVGQGMQRFALTYQPEKSYEAYSQLQVRTTDRDTMFKALAALDKDLANEFEQPTFQFKLIEFGPSPASKIEARIIGADPKVLRSIAVEVEDVLLADPGSRNVRHDWRERTKELVPLFNESKARRLGISKTDLSETLQMAFGGYNIGLLRDGTHMLPIVARLPEEERFDFESLNNVKIWSPSLQTYIPVEQVIDGVELQWSEPLIQRRDRKRTLTVLADHDVLGDETPASLFARVKPQVEALALPEGYSISWGGEYESSKDAQESLFGSLPMGYLLMFIITMLLFNSVRKPLVIWFTVPLSIIGVSIGLLGTNMPFSFTAFLGLLSLSGMILKNGIVLLDQINTELSTGKDPYLAVIDSAISRVRPVSMAALTTILGMIPLVFDAFFGSMAITIMAGLGFATVLTLIVVPVMFAILYRIKPSTAGY
- a CDS encoding efflux RND transporter periplasmic adaptor subunit — translated: MNLLKLSVVVASVLLLQACNNEAVHREQPPLLVSTFDVGAPLTDQFRSFNGQVMPAELTPLAFKLAGEIQQVLVEAGDKVEKGQLLATLDNATYLQDLTDAKSQFKLASKQLARGTEMFGSKMLSQSEHDQLTANYKLASANLAAAKRKLSYTELLAPFSGTVSTVDKQRFENTTPGETLLSVYQNDKVYVRIQVSDSILASISPDMRSSSYRPQATFGGHSGEYPLTYLEHTSELHPQSRTYEFWMQMQQPESEILPGTSVTVNVDMAKAGLSDVQGYQLPMTTLEAGSEANQFYVWKMEDGQAFKSEVEVDKISGQGALIAHGVEQGDRLVNSNLRKLRDGIELSGKAE